Below is a window of Allomuricauda ruestringensis DSM 13258 DNA.
AAGAACAGGTGTTCGAAGGGGTTTGGGGTTATGAAAATTCCGTAATTCCGGAATTGGAAAGAGCCATTCTTTCCCGTCACAATATTAATTTATTGGGCTTGCGCGGACAGGCAAAGACCCGTTTGGCCCGTTTAATGGTACAACTGCTTGATGAATGGATGCCCATTGTGGAAGGCTCTGAAATCCACGATGACCCTTTGGAACCTATTTCAAGATACGCCACCGAGCTGATTAAAGAAAAAGGAGATGACACTCCCATAAGTTGGGTACACCGAAGCGAACGTTTTTACGAAAAGCTGGCCACACCCGATGTAACCGTAGCGGATTTGATAGGTGATGTTGACCCGATAAAAGCGGCTAACCTTAAACTATCCTATGCTGATGATCGTGTAATCCATTTTGGAATGATCCCACGGGCCAACCGCTGTATTTTTGTAATCAATGAACTTCCTGATCTTCAAGCAAGGATTCAAGTGGCTTTATTTAATATTTTACAAGAAGGGGATATACAAATTCGAGGATTTAAACTTCGATTGCATTTGGACATTCAATTTGTATTTACCGCCAACCCTGAAGATTATACGAACAGAGGAAGCATTGTAACTCCATTGAAGGATAGAATCGGTTCCCAGATTCTTACCCATTATCCCGAGAGTATCGAAATTGCAAAGAAAATTACGAAACAAGAAGCGCAATTGGATAAACGACAATCTGATTTTGTGTATGTACCTGAAATCGCGATGGATTTATTGGAGCAAATCAGTTTTGAGGCCAGAAAAAGTGAGTATGTTGATGCCAAAAGTGGTGTGAGTGCACGTATGAGCATCACCGCATTTGAAAATTTATTGAGTACTGCAGAGCGCAGGGCCATTGTTGCTGGAGACAGAAAAACATCAGTTCGTCTCAGTGATTTTATGGGCGTAGTGCC
It encodes the following:
- a CDS encoding magnesium chelatase; this encodes MNLDHTKITTLGELKSAGYTSRSIKDELRENLLEKISKKEQVFEGVWGYENSVIPELERAILSRHNINLLGLRGQAKTRLARLMVQLLDEWMPIVEGSEIHDDPLEPISRYATELIKEKGDDTPISWVHRSERFYEKLATPDVTVADLIGDVDPIKAANLKLSYADDRVIHFGMIPRANRCIFVINELPDLQARIQVALFNILQEGDIQIRGFKLRLHLDIQFVFTANPEDYTNRGSIVTPLKDRIGSQILTHYPESIEIAKKITKQEAQLDKRQSDFVYVPEIAMDLLEQISFEARKSEYVDAKSGVSARMSITAFENLLSTAERRAIVAGDRKTSVRLSDFMGVVPSITGKIELVYEGEQEGAGSVAENLIEDAAKSLFPNYFPKIDKLQRKEEENEYDELVSWFFDGEGFDLLDDEKEENYKSKLDSIGPLNNLLKEYQPDAPKEDSYFLKELLLWGLVAYKKLSKHRFQQGYQFKDLYGSYIRGL